The DNA region CTGATTGCTCCCATTTGTATGTTCACGACACCATTTCGGTGACGCGGATCCAATTCTTTGGCCGGCCGAAGCGACCGATTAGTGGAACCCTGCAGTTATCGAGTATTCGCGGTAAATACGCGTACTTTTTCGTTATCGAATCTTTATCAAAACGGCCGACACAAGTGGCGGCTTTGTTCGACCTATGAATGAGTAAAGGCACGGGTCTCCGTTGAATAGGTAGTTGGCAAACGACAACGCAACCTCCTGATTGCTCCTCGAGCAGGACTCGCACATGCTGCGATTCGCCTCTTGATGCAGACGGATCAGATTGCATCGGACAGCCCGACAAGTGCGTTGCAGGAACGATTGGAATCGTCCTAGTTACTGTTGCCCTTGCGATAGAAATGCTTGCGGCGTAAGGCATTTGCATGCCTTGTCGCCAGTCCGCAATGTTGCGCGCGATTGATCACTTCCGGCGTGAATTCACCGCGTTGACGTTTGCATGGAACTTGATTGTGGCGCTACCTTGGGTCTCCACTACCCGCAATTACTAAACGTAGTGCGCACTCCGAACAACTTGCATTTGCGACACCTACCACGTCGACCAGAGCAATCGAAATTGTGAACTAATGGAGAGAAGGAAGACGTGAGCGTAGGAATTGTTGCCACAGGGCGGTACGTGCCCGAAGGCGTGATGAGCAATCATGCGGTAGCGGAAGTTGCGGGCACTTCTGTTGACTGGATCGTTGGCGCCACTCAAATGAATGAACGTCGTTATGCGGCGGATAGTCAGGCAACGTCCGATTTGGCGATCGCTGCAGTTAGAGACCTGGTTGAACGGACTCCCGGCGCGTTGGAGGGTGTGAGGGCGGTCATTGTCGCCACGTCCACTCCCGACAAGCCCCAACCAGCCACTGCCGCGATCGTGCTTGATGCGCTAGGGCTAAAGGATGCGTTCGCATTTGATATGAACGCGGTATGCGCTGGAAGCCTTTTTGCAATGGAAGTAGGAGCGGGAATCGTCAAAGCTGGCGGGCCGCGGGCGCGGGTACTTGTGATCGGTGCAGATCGATACTCCGGAATCCTTGATCGCTCGGACAAGCGAACGCTGAGCATTTTGGGCGACGGCGCTGGGGCGGTTGTTCTAAGTCGCGTGCCTGATGGGTACGGCATTCTTCATAGTTCTCACATCACCCATGGCGAATTTCAAGACGCGGTACAAGTCCGTGCAGGTGGCACCCGCTTGCCGCTAACTGCGGAAGGTATTCAAGCTGGCGATCAGTATTTCCGCATGGACGGCAGGGCGGTCAGGGCCTATGTCGAAGCAATTCTTCCACCACTGATACTGCGTGTGGTCAAAGAAAGTGGCCTATCGATCGACGATATTTCCAGATTTGTATTTCACCAAGCCAATCCAAAACTCTTGCGCCTTTTGGCAAGCACGCTGCAAGTTGAAACTGAAAGAGTGCCGATCACGGCTGATCGGTATGGAAATTCCGGCGCAGCATCCATGTTGGTGACACTTGCTGAAAGCACTAGTAGTTCGACAATTGTACGCGGTGAACACCTCGTTCTTGCGGCGGTAGGTGGGGGCCTATCGACTGGAGTAATGACTCTGAAGTGGTTCTGACTCATTACCCAAGGCAATGCTCAATGGCCCAGCTGAGTAGGCGGCTCAACGGATAGCCCCATCGCTTTGGAGTAGAGCGATGCTCACCAATGGCGGATCTAAATTTGCAAGGTAACCGTTGGTTCCTCGCGGCCTGTATCGGACTCTCTATCCGATACGCCACCAATTTCACTCACTCTGGATCACAACGTCTCACGAAACTGAGCGCGAATCTCACGGCATTACGAGGCTGTGGAATGTTTGGGCCACGCGGTTAATGCCGCCCAGGCTTCGGCGAACTCGCCATGCAAGGCATTCCAAAATTGCCGTTGCGGTCAACCCAACGAAAACTGCAAATATTTCCTCACGAAAGTGCGCCTGTGCAACTGACGTAGTTC from Actinomycetota bacterium includes:
- a CDS encoding ketoacyl-ACP synthase III, with product MSVGIVATGRYVPEGVMSNHAVAEVAGTSVDWIVGATQMNERRYAADSQATSDLAIAAVRDLVERTPGALEGVRAVIVATSTPDKPQPATAAIVLDALGLKDAFAFDMNAVCAGSLFAMEVGAGIVKAGGPRARVLVIGADRYSGILDRSDKRTLSILGDGAGAVVLSRVPDGYGILHSSHITHGEFQDAVQVRAGGTRLPLTAEGIQAGDQYFRMDGRAVRAYVEAILPPLILRVVKESGLSIDDISRFVFHQANPKLLRLLASTLQVETERVPITADRYGNSGAASMLVTLAESTSSSTIVRGEHLVLAAVGGGLSTGVMTLKWF